In the genome of Nocardia terpenica, one region contains:
- a CDS encoding Hsp70 family protein has protein sequence MSIGTVNSVWVTAAGERERPVVRVRRTAVTFDSVGGARIGGIPRFAPLVTDFADLTRDIEPVVLGGRIWWPADLVAAVIDCLIEVGESAAGPVATYPACYSVRQGGMLRHALDRIGAVDVLLMPEPVAAVEWLDAEYGVSENGLTLVYDLGGNCLDVAVVRTEADRDERGVLGRAVRSYEFGGRTLGAILARYARSLSPSASSPVSKVIPACDTSRLRAWHVRNSLRAVRNCVHAAGLTMPDIDRVLVVGGAARPVEVELVLADLGRPVVVPPDPAHVVAVGAALASARLADAAGSAGRYARGAAVLSSAAVASALAMSAATMVGGGGVGTDGTTLEFGPALAEPANRVHDHPVDLRLSDGSDLTTEVSAGADALVSFTGFGPYTPAAQGLSPASVPDAGVPAAIESHGPGTHCDPVGPGRQPYSDPAHFVNPLPFYPVPDSTLARPTVGAIPKISLPPSYPRANSPGDLHNSPGSHDTGTGLAGTGTVRTPGDDNSLSHPTPSSSTADSGIESNGTSSGAASSDSAPGHTAPVGGNPHGAPLPGSLPPSGDMHTNTGESAPDGGSDSTDTATDHTPSDSTDPTRDSSAPGDHNPADDHSTSGGSSPAHTPTPDGSSPSSSSPSGGGSPSHGSPSDGSSPSHSSSPGGNSPAHSSPPSGNPPSHNTFGGGLPPSGAHAFSGGFSGGSHIAGQR, from the coding sequence ATGAGCATCGGTACAGTGAACTCCGTCTGGGTGACCGCGGCCGGTGAGCGGGAACGGCCGGTCGTGCGGGTGCGTCGCACGGCCGTCACCTTCGACAGCGTCGGTGGTGCACGGATCGGCGGCATTCCCCGATTCGCCCCGCTGGTAACGGATTTCGCCGATCTCACCCGGGACATCGAGCCGGTGGTCCTGGGCGGCCGCATCTGGTGGCCCGCCGATCTGGTGGCCGCGGTGATCGACTGCCTGATCGAGGTCGGCGAGTCGGCCGCTGGCCCCGTCGCCACCTATCCCGCTTGCTATTCCGTGCGGCAGGGCGGCATGCTGCGGCACGCGCTGGACCGGATCGGGGCCGTCGACGTGCTGCTCATGCCGGAGCCGGTGGCGGCCGTGGAATGGCTCGACGCCGAGTACGGCGTCTCCGAGAACGGCCTCACCCTGGTCTACGACCTGGGCGGCAACTGCCTCGACGTGGCGGTCGTGCGCACCGAGGCCGACCGCGACGAGCGCGGGGTGCTCGGCCGGGCGGTGCGCTCGTACGAATTCGGCGGGCGGACGCTGGGCGCCATCCTGGCCCGCTACGCGCGGTCGCTGTCCCCGAGCGCCTCCTCGCCGGTGTCGAAGGTGATACCCGCCTGCGACACCAGCCGGTTACGCGCCTGGCATGTTCGCAATTCCCTTCGGGCGGTGCGCAATTGCGTGCATGCCGCCGGGCTGACCATGCCCGATATCGACCGTGTGCTGGTGGTGGGCGGGGCGGCGCGCCCGGTCGAGGTGGAGCTGGTGCTCGCCGATCTCGGTCGGCCCGTGGTGGTTCCGCCGGATCCGGCGCACGTGGTGGCCGTGGGCGCCGCCCTCGCGTCGGCACGCCTGGCGGACGCCGCGGGCAGTGCCGGACGGTACGCGCGTGGCGCGGCCGTGCTGTCCAGCGCCGCGGTCGCCTCCGCGCTGGCCATGTCGGCGGCGACCATGGTGGGCGGTGGGGGAGTCGGAACCGACGGCACCACACTGGAATTCGGGCCCGCCCTCGCCGAGCCCGCCAACCGCGTCCACGACCACCCGGTCGATCTGCGCCTGTCCGATGGCTCGGACCTGACCACCGAGGTATCCGCCGGAGCCGACGCCCTGGTGTCGTTCACCGGATTCGGCCCGTATACCCCTGCGGCACAGGGGTTGTCGCCCGCCTCGGTGCCCGACGCCGGGGTTCCCGCCGCCATCGAATCGCACGGGCCCGGCACCCACTGCGACCCGGTGGGCCCCGGCAGGCAGCCCTACTCCGACCCGGCGCACTTCGTGAACCCACTCCCGTTCTACCCCGTCCCCGACTCCACCCTGGCTCGCCCGACGGTCGGCGCCATCCCCAAGATCAGCCTCCCGCCCTCTTATCCGCGCGCCAATTCTCCTGGTGACCTGCACAATTCACCCGGCTCCCACGACACCGGCACGGGCCTCGCCGGAACCGGGACCGTGAGAACTCCCGGCGATGACAACTCCCTGTCGCATCCCACCCCCTCGTCCTCGACTGCCGATTCCGGCATCGAATCGAATGGAACAAGCTCCGGCGCAGCATCTTCCGATTCCGCTCCCGGCCACACCGCCCCGGTCGGCGGCAATCCGCACGGCGCACCGCTCCCGGGAAGCCTGCCCCCCTCGGGCGATATGCACACCAACACAGGCGAATCCGCGCCCGACGGCGGGTCCGACAGCACCGACACCGCGACCGACCACACTCCTTCGGATAGCACCGACCCCACCCGCGACAGCTCTGCCCCGGGTGACCACAACCCGGCCGACGATCACTCCACCTCCGGCGGAAGCTCTCCCGCCCACACCCCCACCCCCGACGGCAGCTCTCCCTCCTCCAGCTCTCCCTCCGGTGGAGGCTCTCCCTCCCACGGCTCTCCCTCTGACGGAAGCTCTCCTTCCCACAGCTCTTCCCCCGGCGGCAACTCCCCCGCCCACAGCTCTCCGCCCAGCGGAAACCCTCCCTCCCACAACACCTTCGGCGGCGGCCTCCCGCCAAGCGGCGCGCATGCCTTCAGCGGCGGGTTCTCGGGAGGTTCGCACATCGCCGGGCAACGCTGA
- a CDS encoding pyridoxal-phosphate dependent enzyme, with amino-acid sequence MTNDVVLHCGTCGRDHRLEELAWRCGDCRGVLDLAGFTPVLPSLPELAGARPTLWRYASALPIAEPIDIGLGEGMTPLIHAPGRTDIMLKLDYLMPTGSFKDRGAVLLAALARRLAVPRMLADSSGNAGTAIAAYAARAGIACEVYVPASTSAGKLAQLRAYGATVHAIPGTREDTAAAAARAADESGNFYASHVYHPFFLHGTKTYAFELWEQLGGRLPGTLVLPVGNGTLVLGAYLGCRELLARRLIDRIPRIVAAQAESCAPLAAAIRTGSTVPVDVAARPTAAEGIAIARPARGRQILAAVRSTGGTIVTVADTEIRTAHAELARAGLYVEPTAAVCWAAVRAGRIGGSGRSSSSPAVVAPLCGSGLKAEPPAEALDISPRA; translated from the coding sequence ATGACAAACGATGTTGTGCTGCACTGCGGTACGTGCGGGCGGGACCACCGGCTCGAAGAACTCGCCTGGCGGTGCGGTGACTGCCGCGGGGTGCTGGATCTGGCGGGCTTCACCCCTGTGCTGCCGTCACTGCCCGAACTGGCCGGTGCGCGACCGACGTTGTGGCGCTACGCATCCGCGCTCCCGATCGCCGAGCCGATCGATATCGGCCTCGGTGAGGGCATGACGCCGCTGATCCACGCGCCCGGACGCACCGACATCATGCTCAAACTCGATTACCTCATGCCCACAGGCTCTTTCAAGGATCGCGGCGCCGTTCTGCTCGCCGCGCTCGCCCGGCGGCTCGCGGTGCCGCGCATGCTGGCCGACAGCAGCGGGAATGCGGGAACGGCCATTGCCGCCTACGCCGCCCGCGCCGGGATCGCCTGCGAGGTCTACGTCCCCGCGTCGACCTCGGCCGGGAAGCTGGCGCAGCTACGCGCCTACGGCGCAACGGTGCACGCGATTCCGGGTACGCGGGAGGACACCGCGGCGGCCGCCGCCCGCGCGGCCGACGAATCGGGCAACTTCTACGCCAGCCACGTCTACCACCCGTTCTTCCTGCACGGCACCAAGACCTACGCCTTCGAACTGTGGGAACAGCTCGGCGGCCGACTGCCGGGCACCCTCGTTCTCCCCGTCGGCAACGGCACGCTCGTCCTCGGCGCCTACCTCGGCTGCCGGGAACTGCTCGCTCGGCGGCTGATCGACCGGATTCCCAGAATCGTTGCGGCACAGGCCGAATCCTGCGCACCGCTGGCCGCCGCCATCCGCACCGGCAGCACCGTACCCGTCGACGTGGCCGCGCGACCGACCGCCGCCGAAGGCATTGCCATAGCCCGCCCCGCCCGCGGTCGCCAGATCCTCGCCGCCGTCCGGTCCACCGGCGGCACGATCGTCACCGTCGCCGACACCGAAATCCGCACCGCCCATGCCGAACTGGCGCGCGCCGGGCTCTATGTCGAACCCACCGCGGCGGTCTGCTGGGCGGCGGTTCGAGCCGGTCGCATCGGCGGCTCCGGCCGATCCTCGTCGAGCCCGGCCGTCGTCGCGCCGCTGTGCGGAAGCGGGCTGAAGGCCGAGCCACCGGCCGAAGCCCTCGATATCTCGCCCCGGGCATAA